From Camelina sativa cultivar DH55 chromosome 20, Cs, whole genome shotgun sequence, the proteins below share one genomic window:
- the LOC104768547 gene encoding 1,4-alpha-glucan-branching enzyme 2-2, chloroplastic/amyloplastic-like isoform X2, whose amino-acid sequence MEENEAVRTEVQSSVFDPSNVVKERGLKPRIVPPPSDGKKIYDIDPMLRSYSSHLDYRYGQYRRLREEIDKYEGGLEAFSRGYEKLGFSRSDAGITYREWAPGAKAASLIGDFNNWNPNADIMTRNEFGVWEIFLPNNTDGSPAIPHGSRVKIRMDTPSGIKDSIPAWIKFSVQAPGEIPFNGIYYDPPEEEKYVFKHPQPKRPKSLRIYEAHVGMSSTEPMVNTYANFRDDVLPRIKRLGYNAVQIMAIQEHSYYASFGYHVTNFFAPSSRCGTPEELKSLIDRAHELGLVVLMDIVHSHASKNTLDGLNMFDGTDAHYFHSGPRGNHWMWDSRLFNYGSWEVLRYLLSNARWWLEEYKFDGYRFDGVTSMMYTHHGLSVGFTGNYTEYFGLETDVDAVTYLMLVNDMIHGLYPEAITVGEDVSGMPTFCIPVQDGGVGFDYRLHMAIADKWIEILKKRDEDWQMGDIVYTLTNRRWSEKCISYAESHDQALVGDKTIAFWLMDKDMYDFMAVDRPSTPLIDRGIALHKMIRLITMGLGGEGYLNFMGNEFGHPEWIDFPRGEQRLSDGSVIPGNNFSYDKCRRRFDLGDADYLRYRGLQEFDQAMQHLEEKYGFMTSKHQFISRKDEGDRVIICERGDLVFVFNFHWTSSYFDYRIGCSKPGKYKIVLDSDDPLFGGFGRLDSKAEYFTYDGSYDGRPCSFMVYAPCRTAVVYALANHD is encoded by the exons ATGGAAGAGAACGAGGCAGTAAGAACAGAAGTCCAGTCGTCTGTTTTTGATCCGAGTAACGTCGTCAAGGAGAGAGGGCTGAAACCAAGAATAGTTCCCCCGCCTAGTGATGGGAAGAAAATATACGATATAGACCCCATGTTACGAAGTTACAGCAGTCATCTTGATTACCG TTATGGACAGTATCGAAGATTGCGTGAGGAAATAGACAAGTATGAGGGTGGTCTGGAGGCATTCTCTCGTGGCTATGAAAAGTTAGGATTTTCGCGCAG TGACGCCGGTATAACTTATAGAGAGTGGGCGCCTGGAGCTAAG GCTGCATCACTTATCGGAGATTTTAACAACTGGAATCCTAACGCAGATATCATGACTCGG AATGAATTTGGTGTTTGGGAGATCTTTTTGCCCAACAACACTGATGGTTCGCCTGCAATTCCTCATGGCTCACGTGTAAAG ATTCGTATGGATACACCATCTGGCATTAAAGACTCAATACCTGCTTGGATAAAATTCTCAGTCCAAGCTCCAGGTGAAATCCCATTCAATGGGATATACTATGATCCTCCAGAAGAG GAGAAATATGTATTCAAACATCCTCAACCAAAGAGACCTAAGTCGCTGAGGATTTATGAAGCACATGTTGGCATGAGTAGCACG GAACCAATGGTCAATACTTATGCTAACTTTAGAGATGATGTTCTTCCACGCATCAAAAGGCTTGGCTATAATGCTGTTCAAATCATGGCTATACAAGAACATTCATATTATGCCAGTTTTGG GTACCATGTCACAAACTTTTTTGCCCCTAGCAGTCGTTGTGGGACACCAGAGGAACTAAAATCACTTATAGACAGAGCTCATGAGTTAGGCCTGGTCGTTCTGATGGATATTGTTCATAG CCATGCTTCAAAAAATACATTGGATGGACTGAACATGTTTGATGGAACTGATGCTCACTATTTCCACTCTGGACCTCGGGGTAACCATTGGATGTGGGACTCACGTCTTTTCAATTATGGGAGCTGGGAA GTATTACGATATCTCCTTTCAAATGCACGGTGGTGGCTAGAAGAATACAAGTTTGATGGATATAGATTTGATGGTGTTACCTCAATGATGTATACCCATCATGGACTCTCG GTTGGATTTACTGGGAATTACACTGAGTACTTTGGATTGGAAACTGATGTGGATGCTGTGACTTATTTGATGCTGGTAAATGATATGATTCATGGGCTCTACCCTGAAGCGATTACCGTTGGTGAAGAT GTTAGTGGTATGCCAACATTTTGTATTCCTGTCCAAGATGGTGGCGTTGGATTTGACTACCGTTTACACATGGCCATAGCTGATAAGTGGATAGAAATTCTCAA GAAGAGAGATGAAGACTGGCAAATGGGCGACATCGTCTACACACTTACTAATAGAAGGTGGTCAGAGAAGTGTATTTCTTATGCTGAAAGTCATGACCAAGCTCTTGTTGGTGACAAAACAATTGCCTTCTGGTTAATGGACAAG GATATGTATGATTTCATGGCAGTAGACAGACCATCAACCCCTCTTATCGATAGAGGAATAGCTTTGCATAAAATGATTAGACTTATAACTATGGGATTAGGCGGTGAAGGGTACTTAAATTTTATGGGTAACGAATTCGGACATCCAG AATGGATCGATTTTCCTAGAGGCGAGCAGCGTCTTTCTGATGGGAGCGTGATTCCTGGCAACAACTTCAGTTATGACAAATGCCGCCGCAGATTCGATCTA GGGGATGCAGATTATCTCAGGTACCGCGGACTGCAAGAATTTGATCAGGCAATGCAACATCTTGAAGAGAAATACGGT TTTATGACTTCAAAGCACCAATTCATATCACGAAAAGACGAAGGAGATAGAGTAATCATATGCGAAAGAGGTGATCTCGTCTTTGTCTTCAACTTCCACTGGACCAGCAGCTACTTTGATTACCGTATTGGTTGCTCCAAGCCTGGCAAATATAAG ATCGTATTGGACTCAGATGATCCTCTGTTTGGTGGATTCGGAAGGCTTGATAGCAAGGCAGAATATTTCACATat GATGGCTCATACGACGGACGACCCTGCTCGTTCATGGTCTATGCACCGTGTAGAACCGCTGTGGTTTATGCTTTAGCAAACCACGATTAG
- the LOC104768547 gene encoding 1,4-alpha-glucan-branching enzyme 2-2, chloroplastic/amyloplastic-like isoform X1, with amino-acid sequence MVVIHGVSVTPRFPLPSSSARPLTTAFNGNSSLSFFLKKHPLSRKIFAGKQSAEFDSIAASDKVLVPDNLDDDPSSFSQEPQRFDLEIQTMEENEAVRTEVQSSVFDPSNVVKERGLKPRIVPPPSDGKKIYDIDPMLRSYSSHLDYRYGQYRRLREEIDKYEGGLEAFSRGYEKLGFSRSDAGITYREWAPGAKAASLIGDFNNWNPNADIMTRNEFGVWEIFLPNNTDGSPAIPHGSRVKIRMDTPSGIKDSIPAWIKFSVQAPGEIPFNGIYYDPPEEEKYVFKHPQPKRPKSLRIYEAHVGMSSTEPMVNTYANFRDDVLPRIKRLGYNAVQIMAIQEHSYYASFGYHVTNFFAPSSRCGTPEELKSLIDRAHELGLVVLMDIVHSHASKNTLDGLNMFDGTDAHYFHSGPRGNHWMWDSRLFNYGSWEVLRYLLSNARWWLEEYKFDGYRFDGVTSMMYTHHGLSVGFTGNYTEYFGLETDVDAVTYLMLVNDMIHGLYPEAITVGEDVSGMPTFCIPVQDGGVGFDYRLHMAIADKWIEILKKRDEDWQMGDIVYTLTNRRWSEKCISYAESHDQALVGDKTIAFWLMDKDMYDFMAVDRPSTPLIDRGIALHKMIRLITMGLGGEGYLNFMGNEFGHPEWIDFPRGEQRLSDGSVIPGNNFSYDKCRRRFDLGDADYLRYRGLQEFDQAMQHLEEKYGFMTSKHQFISRKDEGDRVIICERGDLVFVFNFHWTSSYFDYRIGCSKPGKYKIVLDSDDPLFGGFGRLDSKAEYFTYDGSYDGRPCSFMVYAPCRTAVVYALANHD; translated from the exons ATGGTGGTGATACACGGAGTCTCTGTTACTCCACGctttcctcttccttcttcctctgctcGACCTCTTACCACCGCCTTTAATGGCAATTCCAGCCTCTCTTTCTTCCTGAAGAAACACCCTCTCTCTC GGAAGATCTTTGCTGGGAAACAATCTGCGGAGTTTGATTCTATCGCTGCCTCTGATAAAGTCTTAGTACCTGATAATCTTGATGATGATCCCAGCAGTTTTTCTCAAGAACCACAG AGATTTGATCTAGAAATTCAAACAATGGAAGAGAACGAGGCAGTAAGAACAGAAGTCCAGTCGTCTGTTTTTGATCCGAGTAACGTCGTCAAGGAGAGAGGGCTGAAACCAAGAATAGTTCCCCCGCCTAGTGATGGGAAGAAAATATACGATATAGACCCCATGTTACGAAGTTACAGCAGTCATCTTGATTACCG TTATGGACAGTATCGAAGATTGCGTGAGGAAATAGACAAGTATGAGGGTGGTCTGGAGGCATTCTCTCGTGGCTATGAAAAGTTAGGATTTTCGCGCAG TGACGCCGGTATAACTTATAGAGAGTGGGCGCCTGGAGCTAAG GCTGCATCACTTATCGGAGATTTTAACAACTGGAATCCTAACGCAGATATCATGACTCGG AATGAATTTGGTGTTTGGGAGATCTTTTTGCCCAACAACACTGATGGTTCGCCTGCAATTCCTCATGGCTCACGTGTAAAG ATTCGTATGGATACACCATCTGGCATTAAAGACTCAATACCTGCTTGGATAAAATTCTCAGTCCAAGCTCCAGGTGAAATCCCATTCAATGGGATATACTATGATCCTCCAGAAGAG GAGAAATATGTATTCAAACATCCTCAACCAAAGAGACCTAAGTCGCTGAGGATTTATGAAGCACATGTTGGCATGAGTAGCACG GAACCAATGGTCAATACTTATGCTAACTTTAGAGATGATGTTCTTCCACGCATCAAAAGGCTTGGCTATAATGCTGTTCAAATCATGGCTATACAAGAACATTCATATTATGCCAGTTTTGG GTACCATGTCACAAACTTTTTTGCCCCTAGCAGTCGTTGTGGGACACCAGAGGAACTAAAATCACTTATAGACAGAGCTCATGAGTTAGGCCTGGTCGTTCTGATGGATATTGTTCATAG CCATGCTTCAAAAAATACATTGGATGGACTGAACATGTTTGATGGAACTGATGCTCACTATTTCCACTCTGGACCTCGGGGTAACCATTGGATGTGGGACTCACGTCTTTTCAATTATGGGAGCTGGGAA GTATTACGATATCTCCTTTCAAATGCACGGTGGTGGCTAGAAGAATACAAGTTTGATGGATATAGATTTGATGGTGTTACCTCAATGATGTATACCCATCATGGACTCTCG GTTGGATTTACTGGGAATTACACTGAGTACTTTGGATTGGAAACTGATGTGGATGCTGTGACTTATTTGATGCTGGTAAATGATATGATTCATGGGCTCTACCCTGAAGCGATTACCGTTGGTGAAGAT GTTAGTGGTATGCCAACATTTTGTATTCCTGTCCAAGATGGTGGCGTTGGATTTGACTACCGTTTACACATGGCCATAGCTGATAAGTGGATAGAAATTCTCAA GAAGAGAGATGAAGACTGGCAAATGGGCGACATCGTCTACACACTTACTAATAGAAGGTGGTCAGAGAAGTGTATTTCTTATGCTGAAAGTCATGACCAAGCTCTTGTTGGTGACAAAACAATTGCCTTCTGGTTAATGGACAAG GATATGTATGATTTCATGGCAGTAGACAGACCATCAACCCCTCTTATCGATAGAGGAATAGCTTTGCATAAAATGATTAGACTTATAACTATGGGATTAGGCGGTGAAGGGTACTTAAATTTTATGGGTAACGAATTCGGACATCCAG AATGGATCGATTTTCCTAGAGGCGAGCAGCGTCTTTCTGATGGGAGCGTGATTCCTGGCAACAACTTCAGTTATGACAAATGCCGCCGCAGATTCGATCTA GGGGATGCAGATTATCTCAGGTACCGCGGACTGCAAGAATTTGATCAGGCAATGCAACATCTTGAAGAGAAATACGGT TTTATGACTTCAAAGCACCAATTCATATCACGAAAAGACGAAGGAGATAGAGTAATCATATGCGAAAGAGGTGATCTCGTCTTTGTCTTCAACTTCCACTGGACCAGCAGCTACTTTGATTACCGTATTGGTTGCTCCAAGCCTGGCAAATATAAG ATCGTATTGGACTCAGATGATCCTCTGTTTGGTGGATTCGGAAGGCTTGATAGCAAGGCAGAATATTTCACATat GATGGCTCATACGACGGACGACCCTGCTCGTTCATGGTCTATGCACCGTGTAGAACCGCTGTGGTTTATGCTTTAGCAAACCACGATTAG
- the LOC104768550 gene encoding uncharacterized protein LOC104768550, which yields MASQRHLKDLLEEDQEPFQLQSYISDRRCQINPPVTHLQVKKRRPISQNAGGLPSRFCRNACFFSLRESPDPKKSPLFELKSPNRTQHAIFVNIPARTASILLEAAVRIQKQSSEGSKTRTRNAGNAFGIFGSVLKKLTHRKKREINNGKDGGRVSSSVKDMLRWESPVVRKIVTRKSKRKEDENVSSKTHKTASETQFSWRSSSSGVWSESVANGERSWDVDFETSVSSSSRSNGSDEFAMMMNGQDLTEDKRYCESPFHFVLQTMPSNSGFRTPNFTSPAASPRHDCLEMKKESYEVEKLKKLEMEEEEEDKEQCSPVSVLDPPFQDDDEDIHMDDNNIPSSFRSVQKAKHLLLQKLCRFEQLAGLDPMELEKRMSEQETEEDEEEEEEDMKSLYYHCEIITQRVLKTYFEDMSEVPEGIEALISDLAAEELQNDNVLLDDEAVAKRVCERLRSWRDVESNTIDMMVEHDFRTESLGLWRSKNDAEVAETVLDIEFEIFEDLVEELSQDIGGGDR from the exons ATGGCGTCTCAGAGACATTTAAAAGATCTTCTTGAAGAAGATCAAGAGCCGTTTCAGCTTCAGAGTTACATCTCAGACCGACGTTGCCAAATCAATCCTCCTGTAACGCATTTACAGGTCAAGAAACGCAGACCTATCTCTCAAAACGCTGGTGGACTTCCCTCGCGTTTCTGTCGCAacgcttgtttcttctctctacgTGAATCTCCCGACCCGAAGAAGTCTCCACTCTTCGAACTCAAGTCGCCGAACCGTACCCAACACGCGATCTTCGTCAACATACCTGCGAGAACCGCGTCGATACTACTAGAAGCTGCGGTAAGGATACAGAAACAGAGCTCGGAAGGGTCTAAAACAAGAACGCGAAACGCAGGAAACGCGTTCGGGATATTTGGTTCTGTTTTAAAGAAGCTAACGCACAGAAAGAAACGCGAAATCAATAACGGTAAAGACGGTGGACGCGTTTCTTCGTCGGTGAAGGATATGTTGAGATGGGAATCTCCGGTTGTTCGTAAAATAGTCACAAGAAAATCCAAACgcaaagaagatgaaaacgTTTCGTCAAAAACGCATAAAACCGCGTCTGAAACGCAGTTCTCGTGGAGGTCAAGTAGTAGTGGCGTTTGGTCAGAGAGTGTTGCAAACGGTGAGAGATCTTGGGACGTTGATTTCGAAACGTCGGTTAGCTCAAGCAGCAGATCCAACGGTTCAGATGAGTTTGCGATGATGATGAACGGTCAGGATTTGACAGAAGATAAACGTTATTGTGAAAGCCCGTTTCATTTTGTTCTCCAAACAATGCCTTCAAACAGTGGTTTCAGAACGCCAAATTTCACATCACCTGCGGCTTCTCCACGCCACGATTGTCTTGAG ATGAAAAAAGAGAGTTATGAAGTAGAGAAGCTAAAGAAACTAgaaatggaggaagaagaggaagataaagAACAGTGCAGCCCAGTATCAGTTTTGGACCCTCCATTTCAGGACGATGACGAAGACATTCACATGGATGACAATAACATCCCTTCCAGCTTCAGATCTGTACAAA AAGCAAAGCATCTGCTACTACAGAAGCTTTGTAGATTCGAGCAACTGGCGGGTTTGGATCCCATGGAACTCGAGAAAAGAATGTCAGAGCAAGAGACCGAGGaggacgaggaggaggaggaagaagatatgAAAAGTCTTTATTACCATTGTGAGATTATAACTCAGAGAGTTCTAAAAACTTACTTTGAAGACATGAGTGAAGTTCCCGAAGGCATAGAAGCATTGATCTCGGACCTCGCAGCAGAGGAATTACAAAACGACAATGTTTTGCTTGACGATGAAGCTGTAGCCAAAAGGGTATGCGAGAGATTGAGATCTTGGAGAGACGTGGAGTCAAACACGATAGATATGATGGTCGAACATGATTTCAGAACAGAGAGTTTAGGGTTATGGAGATCAAAGAACGACGCAGAAGTTGCAGAGACGGTTTTGGATATCGAGTTTGAGATTTTCGAGGATTTGGTTGAAGAATTATCACAAGACATTGGCGGCGGAGATCGATGA